ATCCAGGGAAAGCTCGCGCAGTTCCTCCGCCCGGCTTTCCGAAACAATCAGGTCAACCAGTTCCCCGCCATGGGGCGCTCCGATCAAGGGGTTGCTCATCTTGTCCGCCCATTCGTCCGGTAATGGGTGAGCGCGGGCTTACCAATAGGAAATACATTGAAGCCGATGTCATGCAGCGCCTGATGATCCAGGATGTTCCTGCCGTCAAACACAAAAGCGGGTTTGGTCATGCTATTGTATATTTTAGCGTAATCCAATTCTTTATAAAGAGTCCACTCGGTGAGAACCGCCAGGGCGTCGCAGTCTGCAGCCGCTTCGTAGGGGTCTTCCACGTAGCTTACCGCGTCTCCCAATTGTTTGAGGTCAATTTTGGCGTTGTCCAAAGCCTGGGGGTCGGAAACCACAACCCGGCAGTGTTCCTCGGCGAGGCGCTGGGCGATGTAGATGCCCGGGGTTTCGCGGGTGTCGCCGGTGTCGGCCTTGAAAGCAAAGCCAAGGAGGCAGATTTTCTTGCCGGCCAGGGTGTCGAACATGGTGTGGAGCATGTTCAGGACAAAGCGTTCCTTCTGGTACTCGTTGATCTTGACCACCTGCTCCCAGTAATCCGCCACTTCCTGGAGGCCGTAGCTGCGGCACAGATACACCAGGTTCAGGATGTCCTTTTTAAAGCAGGAGCCTCCGAATCCCACGCTGGATTTGAGGAACTTGTCGCCGATCCGGCCGTCCTTGCCCACGGCGTAAGCCACCCGGCTTACGTCGGCGCCTGTTTTTTCGCATAACGCGGAAATGGCGTTGATGGACGAAATTCTCTGGGCCAGAAAGGCGTTGGCCACCAGTTTGGAGAGCTCGCTGCTCCATATGTCGGAGGTGACGATGTTATCCTTGGGCACCCAGTTGGCGTAAATGGAGACCAGCTCATCCCGGGCTTTCAGGCCTTCTTCGGTGAGCCGGGAGCCGATCAACACCCGGTCCGGGCATTTCAGATCCTCTATGGCCGTGCCTTCGGCCAGAAATTCAGGATTGGAAAGCACCTGGAACTTGCCTGTTCCGTCGGTTCCCAGGATGCGCTCCATGGCCTGGGCCGTGCGAACCGGCACGGTGCTTTTTTCCACGATGATTTTCGGGGATTTAGAGCATTCCAAAATCTGGCGGGCGGTTTTTTCCCAGTATTGAAGGTCGGCCGCCATGCCTGCTCCCTCGCCGAAGGTTTTCGTCGGGGTGTTGACGCTGACGAAAATGATGTCCGCTTCTTCAATGCCTTCCTGGATGTCCGTGGAAAAAAACAGGTTCCTTCCCCGGGCTTCAAAAACCACTTCTTCCAGGCCCGGCTCGTAAATGGGCAGGTTCTGGGAGTTCCAGGCGTCGATGCGGTCCGGGTTGATGTCCACCACATGCACTTTATACTGGGGGCACTTAAAGGCGATCATCGCCATGGTGGGGCCGCCGACATAGCCGGCTCCGATGCACAAAATCCTCTTTTCAAAATCCGTCATAAACTCATAGTCCCAAATAGCTTGTCCTTGGTTACGGCGCCAAGAATGAACACAGCCCCCCAGCGTGCGTCATTCAATCCCTGGAGCACAGGGCGATATAGGCTTCCACTTCGTGGGAAGCCTGTTCGTTCAGTTCTTCAAATTGCAAGCCGCGACGCCGGATTCCAATTCCTGAAAAAGTCAGGTCATCGTGCATGGCCAGATTATCCCGCACGGTCTGACAGGGAATTTGACGCACAAAAAGGCCGCCGCCGGTCATAAAGAGATCCACGCTCTCCCCGCCGTCCGAATGGGCGGGAGCGTCCACGTCTTCCAGATACTCAAAAGACAGGCCGCCTTTGCTGATATCCCGGATGCGTCCGACAGTCGTCGACTCCGCACGGAGCGCGGCGAAACAACTTTCCGGGGTTTTGTGACGCGTATGGCGCCTGCGTTCCTTTCCGCTCATAAGGATGCCTCCTGCGACTCCGAAATTATGTGAAAAGATAAGCCTTATTCTTATCAGGTGCATAACCGGGAATCAAGAGGATTTATCCTGTTATATGCCGGAAAGCTCTTCGGCTTCCAATATCCTCATATTATTGTTTTTTAAGAGTTCAATGGCGTCTTCCATGCGGTCGAAGCGGAAAATCATGACCGCATTGCCTCCGGGAGGATTTGCATAAGCGTACATGTATTCGATGTTAACGCCGGCGCCGTTCAAAAGGTCCAAAACGGCCAGCAGGCCGCCGGGCTGGTCCATCACTTCCACGGCCGCCACGGAGGTGCGGCGCACCGTAAATCCGTTGTCCTTGAGCACATCCCGGGCGCGGGATGTATGGTTGACAATTAAACGTAAAACGCCGAAGTCGGATGTGTCGGCCAGGGACAAGGCCCTGATGTTTACGTCGGAATCCGATAGAATTCTGGCTACTTCCGCTAATCTGCCCGCCTTATTTTCAATAAAGATGGAAATCTGTTCAGCCTGCATAAAAAACCTCCTGTGGCCGGATCATTCATAACCGATTTTTCTTCAGGGCGCCACCTCCCGTCTTCCGGGCTCGGCGCAATCCACTTCGCCTTCCGCCAGACGCACGCGGGCGGTAATGCCAAGTTCCTGAATCAGGGCGTTTTCCACGTTATCCACCACCTTTTCCAACTCCTTGATTTCGTCGGAAAAAATAGTGTCGTCCATACCCAGCCAGACCTCCAGCCCCACCCGGTCGCCTTTTTTGCCCGCCAGCAAACGGCAGCAGGTCGGGGTGAAGCCCAAGGCCTTGCTGATGTGGGCCATCACCTGTGCATGATGCACTTTTACGCCCTTAATGACAACAATATTGTCCGTGCGCTCCTGATGCCAGTTGATCCGGCACAGGGTGCGGCCGCAGGAGCAGGGCTCCTGGATATACGAAACCCGATCCCCCGTGCGGAAGCGAATCAGGGGAAAAGCCCGTGTGGTAAGGGTTGTGAGGACCAGTTCGCCTTCCTCTCCGGGAGCGGCGGGCTCTCCGGTGGAGGGGTTGATGATTTCAGGGTAGAAATGGTCTTCGCTCACGTGAAGCCCTTCATGGGCCTTGCATTCAAAGGCAATGGCCGGTCCCGGGACTTCGGACAGGCCGTAATGCACCCAGGTGTCTACGTGGAGTTTGCCGGCGATGACGTCTCTGTCTTCCTGGCTGATGGGCTCACCGGCAAAAATCAGGGTTTTCAGGGCCAGTTCATTGAATTTGATGCCTTCGGCGTATAACCCCTGGCACAATTCCTCGGCCGAGGAGGGCGTGGTCACCACCACGGAGGTTTTGTAGTCCTTTAAGACCATCTGCTGCTTTTCCAAAGGAAGGGCGGTCAGCGGAATCACGCTGGCTTCCAATTCCTCGGCGCCGTCCTTGTATCCCCTGCCCCAGGAGGCCAGGCCGGGATCCAGAAAAATCTGCATGATGTCGTTGGCATTGACTCCGGCGGCCATGAGGGCGCGGGCCACCAGGCCTCTCCAAAGATCCAGGTCCTGGGCCGTATATCCTGAAACCGAAGGCGCCTGGCCCTCGCCGGGAGCGGTGTGAATGCGTACAATGTCGCGAAGGGGCACAGCGAAGAGCCCGTAGGGATAGTTTTCGGCCAAATGCCTGCGTTCGGTGAATGGGAGCTTGGCCAGATCCTCCAGGCCGCCCACGTCCAGAGGGTCTATATTCTTTTCCTTAAACGCCGCCTGATAAAAAGGAACGCTGCGGTAAGCGCGATTAAGGGTTTCCTGCAAACGCTCCAATTGATGTTGGGATCTTTGCTGGGGATCCAGATTCTCAGGAAAACCAGGGACGGCCATATTATCCTCTCCCTTCGTAAAACTTGGAATAATCTTTTCCCAAATACGCCCGTTTGACTTCTTTATCCTCCAATAACTGGGAGGCTTCTCCGGCCAGAACCATGCGGCCGGTTTCCAATACGTAGCCGCGATCCGCGATTTCCAGGGCGGCCTGGGCGTTTTGCTCGACAATCAGAATGGTCAGGCCCGTCTTCCTCAATTCGGTGAGGGTGTCGAATATTTTGCGAACCACCAGGGGCGCCAGGCCCATGGAAGGCTCGTCCAGAAGCAACAGCCTGGGACTGGCCATAAGCGCCCTGCCCACGGCCAGCATCTGCTGCTCGCCGCCGGACAAGGTGCCCGCGTTTTGCTTGGCCCGCTCCCGCAAGACGGGAAAAAGGTCCAGCATTTTCTCCAGGTCCTGCTGAACGCCTGCATGGTCCTTTTGGCGGGAACGCAAATAAGCCCCCAATTTCAGGTTGTCCAATACCGAAAGGGGCGGAAAGATGAGCCTTCCCTCCGGAACCATGGAGACGCCCCGGGCTACAATGGCCGGCGGTTTGAGGCCTGCCAGGGATTTTCCGTCAAACTGGATTTCCCCTTCCCACGAGGACAAAAGGCCGCAAATGGCCTGGAGCAGGGTGCTTTTCCCGGCTCCGTTGGCGCCGATCAGGGCCACCAATTCCCCTTGGGAGACCGAAAGGCTGACTCCGGACAAGGCCCGTATGCCCCCATAATAGCATTTGAGATTTCTAATTTGAAGCATTTTGCCTCCAGCCCCAAAGGACCGTATTTTTGCCGGGCGGGTAGAGTCCGGCTTTACATCTATCTTTTTGTTGGGTGAACCTGCGCTCAATCTTTAAAGGAGCATGGCCGCTCTTTAGTATTGACGAAAAAAACAGCTTCCCAAAAAAAATTTTTCTTGCGCAGAACCACCCAACCTACGGCTTGGCTTATTGCGATGTAGGTTGGGTTGAGCTTGCGAAACCCAACAAAATTCACCTATCAGCTTCTTGGAAGCCCGGCTGGCCAAGTCTCAAACGTCAAACGTAGATTTGACCCCATTCCTTAGGTCCCTAAATAGGCGGCGATGACCTTTTCGTCCGCCTGGACTTCCCGGGGCGCGCCTTCGGACAGCTTGGCGCCCTGGTCCAATACCACAATGCGGTCCGAAATTTCCATGGTCAGGCTCATGTCGTGCTCCACCAGAAGCAGGGTCACGCCAAGATCCCTGATCTGGCGCATGAGATCCCCCAACTGGCCGGTTTCGTTGGCGTTCAACCCGGCGGCCGGTTCGTCCAGCAGCAGGAGCTGAGGCTCGGAAGCCAAAGCCCGGGCGATTTCCACGGAGCGTTGCCATCCGAATGCCAGGTCTCCGGCCTTGCTGTCCGCCTCATGGTCCAATCCCACGAATTCCAGCCAATGCATGGCTTTTTCGCGGATTTCAGCTTCTTCGCGCCTGGTTTTGGGCAGCCTGGCGATGGCGCCCAAAAAGCCTGTTTTGGTGCGCACGTGCTGACCCACCATGACGTTTTCCAGGACGGTCATTCCCGTGAACAATTCCACGTTCTGAAAGGTTCGGGCGATGCCCATGGACACTCTCTGGAAGTTTTTCCGTTTGGCTGTGTCCTGACCCTGAAAAAAAATATGGCCCGAATCCAGGGGGAATACTCCGGTAATCAGGTTGAACAGAGTGGTCTTGCCGGCGCCGTTGGGGCCGATAAGCGCTTGGATCGCGCCTTTTTGCACTTCAAAAGACACGTCCCGGACCGCTTTGACGCCCCCAAAGGATATGGAAGCGTTCTCAATCCTTAGCAGGCTGTTTTCGTTCGATCCGGAATTTTTCATAGATATCCAATACTCCTCGGGTAAGTCCCTGGGGCAGAAAAATCATCACGCCCATGAGGATGCCCCCGTAAATCACCATTTCATAATCGGAAAACCGATGCAGCCATTCCGGCAGCATGGTCAACAGAGTCGACCCCAGCAAGGCGCCCCAGATGCTCGCCATGCCCCCGATGACCACCATGGCCACCAACTTGACGGAAACCAAAAAGCCGAAGCTGCCGGGGCTGATGAACATGACCAGGTGGGCGTACAAGAAGCCGGCCAATGCGGCGACCATGGCGCTGAACACAAAGACTTGCAGCTTGGCCTTGGCCGTATCCACGCCGACTGCAGAGGCCGCCTGCTCGCTGAAGTGGATGGCCCGCAAGGCGCGTCCCACACGGGAATTCACCAGGCGGTCGCAAATAAAAAAGGTTATGAGCACGCAGCCCCACACCACCCACAGATAGTTGCGGCCGGTGGAAAGGTCTATCCCCCACAGGCTGAGGGAGGGAATGCCCACCAAGCCGTTGGGGCCGCCGGTGATGCCGCCCCATTCCCGGAACAGGACGTGCATGATCATGCCGAAGCCCAGGGTTCCCATGCCCAGGTAGTAGCCCGAAAGTTTTAGGGTGGGCTTGCCCACGATGTACGCGATAATTCCGGATGCAGCCAGGGCGCAGGGAAGGGAGGCCCAGGGGGACCACCCCAGGTGTACGGTGAGGGCGCCCGTGGTATAGGCTCCTATGCCGTAAAATGCGGCGTGCCCCAGGGAAATTTGTCCGGCGTAGCCCATGAGCATGTTCAGCCCCACGGCGAGCAGGGTGAATATGCCGATGAAAGTGAGCTGCTGTTGATAAAAATAATTGTCCAGGAAAAGCCCGGCGAAAAAGATTACGCCCGCAAAGACGAAGAAGGCCAGGCCTTTTTTCCAAGATTGTTTCATGGCGTCAAACCAGTTTTCATTCATTCCGGCCTTGGAGCCGCAGGCGCATCAGAACCGATGGCTGGACTTTGCTCCCAGGATGCCCGTGGGCCGGATATACAGGATGAGTAATAAAAGTAAAAAGGCGATGGCGTCTTTCAGGCCTGAAGACACAAATCCCACGCCCAGGGCTTCGGCGATGCCCAAAAGCAGGCCGCCGATCAAAGCGCCCCACAGGCTACCCAATCCGCCCAGCATGGCGGCGCAAAAGCCTTTCAAGCCCAGCATGGAGCCCATGTCGTAGGTAGCCATGGTGATGGGCGCAATCATAACGCCGGCCACGGCGCCCAGGCCGGTGGCCAGGGCGAAAGCCATCAGGGTCATGCGTTCCGTGCCGATTCCCAGCAGGGAAGCGGCCTTCTTATTAATGGCGCAAGCGCTCATGGCCTTTCCGGTCAGGGTCTTTTTGTAGAAAAAGGTCAGGGCCGCCACCAAAACCGTGACTGTAATGACGATAAACAGGCTTTGGGGCAGCAAATAGGCGCCGGCGATTTCGATGGAGTCCAGCTTGAAAAACGAGGGAATGGCCAGGGGGTCCCTGCCCCATCCCACCATGCCGAGTCCCCGCAGGAAAATCGAGGCGCCCACGGTGATGATCACCAACACAATGGGATCGGGTTTGCGCACCGTGCGAATGGCCAGCCGCTCGAAGATGATTCCCGCCAGCCCTACGGCCAGCACCACCAGCACAAAGGCCAAAGGCAGGGGCAGGCCCAGGTTCAGCCACAGGGTGACCAGCAGCAAAGCCCCGAGCATGACGAACTCGCCCTGGGCGAAATTGATCAGGTCCGTGGCGCTGTACAAGGTGGAAAAGCCCAGAGCAATAACGGCGTAAATAGCGCCGTTCGTGATGCCTCCGAACAGATACTGTAAGAGTTCCTGCATCATGGCGGATTGTCCAAATATACTGAAAATATTTTGATTATAATTTAGAGGGGAGGCCGCAGCATGTGCGAGCCTCCCCTTGGGGTGCTATCATATTTCACGATGGAATGCACTGAAAAAATCCCCCGTCTCAGGGGGAGTTGTTCCGGCATGGTTTATTATTTCATAACCTTCCAGGTTCCGTCGGCGATCTCCACCATGATGAAGGAGTCGGCGCCCAGGCCGTTGTGCTCCGTGGGGGAGAAGGTGAACGTACCGGTTACGCCGATGTAACCCTGAATGGCTTCGATGTTGTCGCGGATTTTGGCTTTGTCGCCGTTGGTTCCCTTGAGGGCGATTTCCAAAATCTTCATGGCGTCGTATGCGTATCCGCCGAAGCCGGAAACGCCGGCGTTGTAGGCGGCTTTGTAATCGCCGATGTATTTGTCCAGAGCGGCTTTCTGATGGTAGTCAGCGGCCAGGGTGTCGGCGATGAGCACGGCGCCCGTGGGCAGCATGACGCCCTCGCAGGCGTCTCCCGCAATGTCAATGAACTTGGGGGAAGCCACGCCGTGGCTCATGAACAGGGGGAAGTCCAGCTTGAGCTGCTTGGCGTTCTTGGCGACGACCGCGGGTCCGGGGTTGGTTCCCCAGCACACCAGAGCGTCGGGGGCGGCCTTGCGGGCCTTGGTAAGCTGGGCGGTCATGTCGGTGTCTTTTCCGCCGTAGCTTTCGTCGCTGACCACTTCCAGGCCGAACTTGGCGGCCTGCTCGCGAAGCTGCACGGCGCCGCTGGCGCCAAAGCCGTTATCCACGCACAGGATGGCGATTTTTTTCATGCCCTGCTCTTTCATGTAGGCGTAAATGGTCGCCACGGCCTGGATGTCGCTCTGAGCGGTTTTGAACACGTAAGGCTGAATGGGGTTCACGATCCCGTTGCCGGCGGCGCAGCTGATCAAAGGCAGCCGGGCGCGCACGCACAGGGGAATCACCGCCATGGTGGTGGGGGTGGTGCTGGGACCGACAATGGCCAGGACCCTGTCCTTGTTAATCAGCTTATTGGCGAAGTTGACCGCTTCGGTGGGATCGCCCTTGGTGTCGTAGATCACGGCTTCCAGCATATGGCCGTCAATGCCGCCGGCGGCGTTGATCTGATCCACCACCATCTGCATGCTCAGTTTTTCAGGGGCGCCTAAAAAGGAAGCTCCGCCTGTCACGGAAAAGATGCCGCCGATCTTGTATGTGTCTTTCGCAAAAGCTCCAGGCGCAAATACCAAGCCCGCCATCACAATGCAAACTGCCAATGTTGCCAATGTTTTCATCTTTCCTGCTTTCATGCCGCCTCCTTATTGGGTCGTTTGGGTTAACTGCTTATGGGTTCATTACATGGTGTACAACTCATCTCCCTTGATGACTGCAAAACCTTCCGCAGTCAGCGCTTCCACGGCGCTGTCGGTGTTGTCGAACCGGAAAATCATGACCGCATTGTCGTGCCTTTGGCGCACGAACGCGTACATGTATTCCACGTTGATCTGCTTGGAATCCAAGAACTCCAGGATGCTCATGAGGCCGCCGGGCTTGTCCGAAACCTCCACGGCCACCACCCGGGTGGTGCGCACGGTGAAGGCGGCTTCTTTCAGGGCGGATTCCGCTTTTTCGTTGTCATCCACGATCAGGCGAAGAATGCCGAAATCCGAGGTGTCGGCCAGAGAAAGGGCCCGGATATTGACGGAGGCGCCGGCCAGGGTCCTGGTGACCTCGGCCAGCCTGCCTGCTTTGTTTTCGAGAAACACGGAAATTTGATCTGCAAACATAGTTAGCCTCCTGGCTTAGATTTTACGGTTGTCGATGACGCGAACGGCCTTGCCCTGGCTGCGCGCAATGGTTTTGGGCTCCACCAGCTTGACCTTGACGGACACGCCCAAGAGCTCCTTGATGTGACCGGCGATCTCGCCCTGCAGGCTCTGGAGCTGCTTGACCTCATCGGAGAAAACGCCTTCTCCCACTTCCACCTTGACGGTAAGGGTGTCCATGGCGCCTTCCCGGTCCACCACCAATTGGTAATGGGGCTCCACCTGGGAGATTTCCATGAGCACGGACTCGATCTGGGAGGGGAATACGTTCACGCCCCGGATGATGAGCATGTCGTCGGTGCGGCCGGAAACGCGGTGCATGCGCACATGGGTGCGTCCGCACACGCAGGGGCTGTAGTTGAGGCTGGAGATGTCGCGGGTCCTGTAGCGGATGACCGGGAAAGCCTCTTTGGTCAGGCTGGTGAAAATCAGCTCGCCGGTTTCTCCGGCCGCCACGTTCTTTTCCGTGTCGGGATTGATGATTTCAGGGATGAAATGGTCTTCCCACACGTGCAGGCCGGCTTTCGCCTCCTGGCATTCCTGAGCCACGCCCGGCCCCATGACTTCGGATAGGCCGTAGATGTCCACTGCGGAGAGGTGCAGCTTGCTTTCGATTTCCTTGCGCATGGCTTCGGACCAGGGTTCTGCGCCGAAAATGCCTGCGCGGAAGTTGAAATCGGCGAAATCCAGGCCGTTTTCCTCGGCTGCCTCGGCCAGATGCAGGGCGTAGGACGGGGTGCACGTGAGGATGGAAGGACGGAAATCCTTCATGATAAGCACCTGGCGTTCGGTCATGCCGCCGGAAATGGGGATGACGGAGGCGCCCAGGCATTCCGAGCCGTAATGCACGCCCAGGCCGCCGGTGAACAGGCCGTAGCCGTAGGCGTTGTGAATGATGTCGTCCCGGGTGGCGCCGCCGGCTTGCAGGGAGCGGGCCATGAGTTCGGCCCAGGTGGAGATGTCGCGGGCCGTGTAGCCGACCACCGTGGGCTGTCCGGTGGTTCCGGAGGAAGCGTGGATGCGTACCACGTTGTCCATGGGTACGGCGAACATGCCGAAGGGGTAGTTGTCGCGAAGGTCCTGCTTGGTGGTGAAGGGCAGTTTTTGGATGTCCTCCAGCTTCTGGATGTCGGCTGGCTTTATGCCCGCTTCATCGTATTTTTTTCGATAAAAAGGCACATTGTTGTAGGCTCTTTCCACTACCGCCTTAAGCCTGCGCAACTGGATGGCTTCGATAGCCTCCCTGGGAAGCGTTTCAAATTCCATGTTAAAAATCATACCCTTAGTCCTCCTTCGTCGCCCATGAATCATGGGTTTGTTAAACGTTTAAAACCCTAAAAATGCAAAAAGGCCGTGGGATTAGCTTCCCACGGCCTATAATAAACTACTACTAGCCACGGGAGGCGTGCTGTCTACCCGCGGCTGGCAACGTGTCAGTTATTGATCATGTTGCCATCTCGCGAGCAGACCTGGTAAAATAAAAAAAGAAAAAAAAGGTACCAGACATCTGCCGCCCGATTCGTAGCTATATGTTTTATAATTTAACCATTAAGGTTAACGGTTCGATACCAGGAGCAAAAGGCTCTGTCAAGAAAAAAATAGCAGGGGTTTCCGCCGGCCTTGCCAGGATTTTCCCCTTGTGATATCGCCAAGCCATTGCGCCCATGTTTGTTTTCATTTTCCCATTGTTGATTGTGGAGGACATCATGACCGTAAAAACTTTGCTGGAAAAAGCCGCCAAGTACGAAATTGAACCATATAAAAAGATCAGAAATCTTCCGGCAACCCACGTCCCATACACTGGAGCGCCCCAAAAGCACTCCTCGGACAAGGAAAAATTGATTTTGATCGTGGACCCTTTTTCGTCTGACGCTTTTTACTACGAATTCGCCATGGCGGACATCGACCATGCGGAAAAGCTCCCCAGCCTCGTCAACTCGGACGGGGACAGCGTGACCATGGTCCGCATCTGGGTGCGCAAAGGCAGCCTGGCCGTCCGGTGCACGCCATTTATGGTGGAGGACACCCGGCAAAAAATGAAAGAAGCGGGCATCCCCCACGGATGGCTGATCAAAGAGGATAACGGTTTATGAGCGGAAATTACGCTGCTATCATTCAGGATAATATTAAGGCCCTGTACAAGAACGAAACCAGAAACGCCGAAGCGGCCATTGGGGCGGAAAGGAACGGGGACGAAATCCTGTTCAAGGCTTTCGGAGGCCAGTGCCTCATTACCCCCGAAGGCATTTCTCTGGACGGCCGGCCCCTGACCGATCCCTCCGGGGTGGTGGTCTCGCTGTATGCGCTTCACGCAACGGAATTACCCATGAAGGAGCAGCCCTTCAAGGCTTTCAAGGAAATGGACGACAGCATGCCCTACGCAGGGGCCTTCGCCACGCATACGGAAAACATCCTGGTCCCCAGGGTGGAAGCCATCAAAGCCAAGCTGGACGTGATTCCGGAGAAGTTGGACGGGACAGCCGGACCGGATGACATGCCGGGCGATTTTTCCATGGTGGTCCAACCATTGCCGAAAATCCGCCTGTGCTACATTTTTTACTTGCCGGACGATGATTTTCCTGCTTCCGTTACGTGCTTGTTTTCTAACAACGCGGGAAGCCATATGCCCACGGACGGGCTGGCAGACGTGGGAGAATACACCTCCCGGACAATTTTAAACTTGCTGTAAACAGGGAGGCGCGCCTCCGGGGATTATCATCCCGAAAAATCAGGATAAAACAATGCATACCAAAAGACCTGTGGTTCTGCTGATCAGGGACGGCTGGGGCATCGGAGACGGCGGGAAAGGCGACGCCGTGGCCGCCGCCAGGACGCCGCACTTCAAGCATTTGCTGGAAACCTATCCCCATTGCACCATCGACGCGTCCGGAGAGCCCGTCGGGGTCCGGGCGGGCGCCCAGGGGTCCTCGGAAGTGGGTCACCTGAACATGGGGGCCGGCAGGATCGTCATGCAGGAAATCGTCCGGGTGGACCAGATGATTCGCAGCGGGGAGTTGTTTGAGACTCCCCTGGTGAAGGCGGCCCTGGAAAACTGCAAAAAAAACGACTCCGCCCTGCATCTCATGGGCCTGGTCCAGGACCAGGGCGTGCACGCAGTGCAGGATCATCTGCACGCCTTTTTGGGATGGGCGGCCGAAAACGGCCTTAAAAAGGTCTATGTGCATTTTTTCAGCGACGGCAGGGACACGCCGCCCCAAAGCGCCCTCACCTACCTGGAAAGGCTGGAGAACAAAATGGCCGAACTGGGCGTGGGCCGGGTCGCCAGCGTCATGGGCCGGTATTACGCCATGGATCGGGGCCAGAATTACGACCGCACCCAAAAAGCCTATGACGCCCTCATGCAGGGAACGGGGCTCAGGGCGAAATCCGCCAGGGAAGCCATCGAGCAGGCCTATGAGCGCGCAAAAACCCAGCAGGGAGGCGACGTTCCGCCGGAAACCGACGAGTTCATCCAGCCCACCATGATCGAGGACGACTGCGGGGACTGCGGCGGCATGATTCGGCCGGGAGATTCGGTCATCCATACCAATTTCCGGCAGGACCGGGCCATCCAGTTGGCTCAGGCTTTTGTGGAGCCGGATTTCAAGGAGTTCGACCGGGGACCGGTCCCGGAGGTGTTTTTCGCCGGGCTTACCAGGTATTACGACGAGTTCACCCAGGCCATTATCCCGCCCATGAACATGGCCAACCTGCTTGGCAAGGTGCTGGCGGATCACGGCCTGTGGCAGCTGAGGATTTCCGAGTATCAGAAGTATCGCCACGTCACCAGCTTCTTCAACGGCAAGCTGGTCGCGCCTTATCCCAAGGAGGACCGGGTTTTGGTGGAGTCCATCAGCATTCCGGAAAACCAAAAGCCCGAAATGAGCGTGTACGAAGTCACGGACCTGGTCCTGGAGGCCGTCACCGGCAGCATCGATTCGCTCAGGAGCAAGGCGCAGAATACGGAGAAAACCACCTTGAGCATGGAGGAAAACTCGGTAGACGGCGGAGATCGGCTAAAGAAGGGTTACGACTTCATCGCCATCAATTTCGC
The Desulfatibacillum aliphaticivorans DSM 15576 DNA segment above includes these coding regions:
- a CDS encoding ACT domain-containing protein encodes the protein MFADQISVFLENKAGRLAEVTRTLAGASVNIRALSLADTSDFGILRLIVDDNEKAESALKEAAFTVRTTRVVAVEVSDKPGGLMSILEFLDSKQINVEYMYAFVRQRHDNAVMIFRFDNTDSAVEALTAEGFAVIKGDELYTM
- a CDS encoding DUF3786 domain-containing protein: MSGNYAAIIQDNIKALYKNETRNAEAAIGAERNGDEILFKAFGGQCLITPEGISLDGRPLTDPSGVVVSLYALHATELPMKEQPFKAFKEMDDSMPYAGAFATHTENILVPRVEAIKAKLDVIPEKLDGTAGPDDMPGDFSMVVQPLPKIRLCYIFYLPDDDFPASVTCLFSNNAGSHMPTDGLADVGEYTSRTILNLL
- a CDS encoding branched-chain amino acid ABC transporter permease, with product MMQELLQYLFGGITNGAIYAVIALGFSTLYSATDLINFAQGEFVMLGALLLVTLWLNLGLPLPLAFVLVVLAVGLAGIIFERLAIRTVRKPDPIVLVIITVGASIFLRGLGMVGWGRDPLAIPSFFKLDSIEIAGAYLLPQSLFIVITVTVLVAALTFFYKKTLTGKAMSACAINKKAASLLGIGTERMTLMAFALATGLGAVAGVMIAPITMATYDMGSMLGLKGFCAAMLGGLGSLWGALIGGLLLGIAEALGVGFVSSGLKDAIAFLLLLLILYIRPTGILGAKSSHRF
- a CDS encoding phenylacetate--CoA ligase family protein, with the protein product MIFNMEFETLPREAIEAIQLRRLKAVVERAYNNVPFYRKKYDEAGIKPADIQKLEDIQKLPFTTKQDLRDNYPFGMFAVPMDNVVRIHASSGTTGQPTVVGYTARDISTWAELMARSLQAGGATRDDIIHNAYGYGLFTGGLGVHYGSECLGASVIPISGGMTERQVLIMKDFRPSILTCTPSYALHLAEAAEENGLDFADFNFRAGIFGAEPWSEAMRKEIESKLHLSAVDIYGLSEVMGPGVAQECQEAKAGLHVWEDHFIPEIINPDTEKNVAAGETGELIFTSLTKEAFPVIRYRTRDISSLNYSPCVCGRTHVRMHRVSGRTDDMLIIRGVNVFPSQIESVLMEISQVEPHYQLVVDREGAMDTLTVKVEVGEGVFSDEVKQLQSLQGEIAGHIKELLGVSVKVKLVEPKTIARSQGKAVRVIDNRKI
- the gpmI gene encoding 2,3-bisphosphoglycerate-independent phosphoglycerate mutase, which encodes MHTKRPVVLLIRDGWGIGDGGKGDAVAAARTPHFKHLLETYPHCTIDASGEPVGVRAGAQGSSEVGHLNMGAGRIVMQEIVRVDQMIRSGELFETPLVKAALENCKKNDSALHLMGLVQDQGVHAVQDHLHAFLGWAAENGLKKVYVHFFSDGRDTPPQSALTYLERLENKMAELGVGRVASVMGRYYAMDRGQNYDRTQKAYDALMQGTGLRAKSAREAIEQAYERAKTQQGGDVPPETDEFIQPTMIEDDCGDCGGMIRPGDSVIHTNFRQDRAIQLAQAFVEPDFKEFDRGPVPEVFFAGLTRYYDEFTQAIIPPMNMANLLGKVLADHGLWQLRISEYQKYRHVTSFFNGKLVAPYPKEDRVLVESISIPENQKPEMSVYEVTDLVLEAVTGSIDSLRSKAQNTEKTTLSMEENSVDGGDRLKKGYDFIAINFANCDMVGHTGDFDAVVKAVEAVDECVEKVCDAVLAVDGIVMVTADHGNAEQMIDPATGGIQTAHTTSPVHFFWVANDADSCNLVDHGKLSDIAVTILELMQLPVPEEMTAASLLKPCEM
- a CDS encoding ABC transporter substrate-binding protein; translated protein: MKAGKMKTLATLAVCIVMAGLVFAPGAFAKDTYKIGGIFSVTGGASFLGAPEKLSMQMVVDQINAAGGIDGHMLEAVIYDTKGDPTEAVNFANKLINKDRVLAIVGPSTTPTTMAVIPLCVRARLPLISCAAGNGIVNPIQPYVFKTAQSDIQAVATIYAYMKEQGMKKIAILCVDNGFGASGAVQLREQAAKFGLEVVSDESYGGKDTDMTAQLTKARKAAPDALVCWGTNPGPAVVAKNAKQLKLDFPLFMSHGVASPKFIDIAGDACEGVMLPTGAVLIADTLAADYHQKAALDKYIGDYKAAYNAGVSGFGGYAYDAMKILEIALKGTNGDKAKIRDNIEAIQGYIGVTGTFTFSPTEHNGLGADSFIMVEIADGTWKVMK